A portion of the Micromonospora vinacea genome contains these proteins:
- a CDS encoding VOC family protein: MSSTIHNISIDCHDTYALAGFWSQVFDCPRQPDDFPGDPEAMLLPPGGPEVLFLAVPEGKTVKNRLHLDLQPADRTRAEEVERLLGIGATLVADHVGPTGGGWVVLADPEGNEFCVLGNADERAAAAAARAAAAVAEQA, encoded by the coding sequence ATGAGTTCGACGATCCACAACATCAGCATCGACTGTCACGACACGTACGCCCTGGCTGGCTTCTGGTCGCAGGTCTTCGACTGCCCCCGGCAGCCCGACGACTTCCCCGGCGACCCGGAGGCGATGCTCCTGCCGCCGGGCGGCCCGGAGGTGCTCTTCCTCGCGGTGCCCGAGGGCAAGACGGTGAAGAACCGGCTGCACCTGGACCTCCAACCCGCCGACCGGACCCGGGCCGAGGAGGTCGAGCGACTGCTGGGCATCGGCGCGACGCTCGTCGCCGACCACGTTGGCCCGACCGGCGGGGGTTGGGTGGTGCTGGCCGACCCGGAGGGCAACGAGTTCTGCGTGCTCGGCAACGCCGACGAGCGGGCGGCCGCGGCGGCCGCGCGGGCCGCGGCAGCGGTTGCCGAACAGGCCTGA
- a CDS encoding dihydrofolate reductase family protein encodes MKLVLTEFVTLDGVSQGPGSPTEDPSDGFTRGGWLVPYLDEAFVRRTSDWLGLADGLLLGRRTYEAFARDWPQITDPNDPFTERMNSLPKYVVTNTLAEGCWPPTTVLHGDPIHTVGELKAQPGRELQIHGSARLGRALLSAGLVDTLRLVVAPTVAGAGRRLLDQPSASVGLRLVRHEATAKGLLLLEYEHVGAAPVAEYEGVTAFV; translated from the coding sequence GTGAAGCTCGTCCTTACCGAGTTCGTCACTCTCGACGGCGTCAGCCAGGGTCCCGGCTCGCCGACCGAGGATCCGAGCGACGGCTTCACCCGCGGCGGCTGGCTCGTGCCCTACCTGGATGAGGCGTTCGTCCGCCGCACCTCTGACTGGTTGGGTCTCGCCGACGGTCTGCTGCTCGGACGGCGGACCTACGAGGCGTTCGCTCGCGACTGGCCGCAGATCACCGACCCGAACGATCCGTTCACCGAACGGATGAACTCACTACCGAAGTATGTCGTGACCAACACCCTGGCGGAGGGTTGTTGGCCCCCGACGACAGTGCTCCACGGTGACCCGATCCACACCGTCGGGGAACTCAAGGCGCAGCCAGGACGGGAGCTCCAGATCCACGGGAGCGCACGGCTTGGCAGGGCACTGTTGTCGGCCGGCCTCGTCGACACACTCCGACTCGTCGTCGCCCCCACCGTGGCCGGTGCCGGGCGTCGGCTGCTCGACCAGCCGAGCGCATCCGTCGGCCTCCGGCTGGTTCGCCACGAAGCGACGGCGAAGGGTCTGCTCCTGCTCGAGTACGAGCATGTCGGCGCCGCCCCGGTGGCGGAATACGAGGGCGTGACAGCCTTCGTCTAG
- a CDS encoding SRPBCC domain-containing protein — protein MNPDLDLTMARVIRAPRASVWSAWTDPSRFEKWWVPSPALCRVDRLDVRPGGAFVTRLSEDGVEFVPHLDACFLVVDDLERIVFTNVIDSAWRPANPAPVPMTAEITMRDHPDGTDYRIIVRHGDPAARDLHEKIGFADGWGSVTEQLAGVAESQGAP, from the coding sequence GTGAATCCCGACCTGGACCTGACCATGGCGCGGGTCATCCGTGCCCCTCGCGCCTCCGTGTGGAGCGCCTGGACCGACCCGTCCCGCTTCGAGAAGTGGTGGGTACCGTCGCCAGCCCTGTGCCGCGTCGATCGCTTGGACGTCCGGCCCGGTGGCGCATTCGTCACCCGACTGAGCGAGGACGGGGTGGAGTTCGTCCCACACCTCGACGCGTGCTTCCTCGTCGTCGACGATCTCGAACGGATCGTGTTCACCAATGTGATCGACAGCGCCTGGCGGCCCGCGAACCCTGCCCCGGTCCCAATGACCGCGGAGATCACCATGAGAGATCATCCGGACGGTACGGACTACCGGATCATTGTCCGCCACGGTGATCCCGCCGCTCGTGACCTGCACGAGAAGATCGGCTTCGCGGACGGCTGGGGCTCTGTCACCGAACAACTCGCCGGGGTCGCCGAGAGCCAGGGTGCGCCGTGA
- a CDS encoding ArsR/SmtB family transcription factor, producing the protein MAQYSAQLDGVFVALADPTRRWVIRRLGHGPTSVGDLAREFPMTLPSFMKHVQTLESNGLIHTTKSGRVRTCVLNRERLAVVDDWLAEQRRIWEERTDRLERLVTDQQENQQ; encoded by the coding sequence ATGGCACAGTATTCGGCGCAGCTCGACGGCGTGTTCGTCGCCCTCGCTGACCCGACCCGGCGCTGGGTCATCCGACGCCTCGGCCACGGCCCGACGAGCGTCGGTGATCTCGCCCGCGAGTTTCCGATGACCCTTCCCTCGTTCATGAAACACGTGCAGACGCTCGAGTCGAACGGACTGATCCACACGACCAAGTCCGGCCGGGTGCGCACCTGCGTGCTCAACCGCGAGCGCCTCGCCGTCGTCGACGACTGGCTCGCGGAGCAGCGCCGGATCTGGGAAGAGCGCACGGATCGCCTGGAACGCCTCGTCACCGATCAGCAGGAGAACCAGCAGTGA
- a CDS encoding 3-hydroxyacyl-CoA dehydrogenase NAD-binding domain-containing protein → MSALAAPNEVVTRALLRQVNVPGLDRPAALITLDNGFDHTKPNTFGPGGLASLDEAITAALAADPAFIAVTGKPYIFCVGADIVGLPQLADRAQALEIGRLGHRVFARLKDSSVPTFAFVNGAAMGGGLELALHCHYRTLSGGAAALALPEVSLGLVPGWGGTQLLPNLIGIPAATQVIIQNPLMQNKMLKPKQAAELGIADVLLEPADFLERSLEWAAGVVRGQVTVTRPEVDKDMWAGVLYFARETLNQRLHGAVPAAYRALDLLETAKDGDFAAGTAAEDEALADLVFSEELRSGLYAFDLVQRRAKRPAGAPDKGLARTITKVGIVGAGLMASQLALLFARRLQVPVVMTDLDQSRVDKGVGYVHTQIEKAVTKGRMDKGTAAKLYGLVSGTVDKSAFADADFVIEAVFEDLGVKKQVWAELEKIVSPEAVLATNTSSLSITEMAAELEHPERVVGFHFFNPVAVLPLLEIVRGERTDDVTLATAFAVGKQLKKSSVLVKDAPAFVVNRLLTRFLGTVFAAVDAGTPLDVANSALDPLGLPMRPLALLQLVGPAVAYHVGGTLHAAYPDRFGVSENLKRIADSGQPIVVDDQVNEEVAKLLVVGDQPLTAEQVRQNALDALAQEIRLMLDEGVVAEAQDIDLCMILGAGWPFHLGGVTPYLDRTGTSERVTGQRFLPRGAASLPA, encoded by the coding sequence GTGAGCGCGCTCGCCGCACCGAACGAGGTCGTCACCAGGGCGTTGCTGCGCCAGGTGAACGTGCCGGGGCTGGACCGGCCCGCCGCCCTGATCACCCTGGACAACGGCTTCGACCACACCAAGCCGAACACCTTCGGCCCTGGTGGGCTGGCCAGCCTGGACGAGGCGATCACCGCCGCGCTCGCCGCCGACCCGGCGTTCATCGCGGTCACCGGCAAGCCGTACATCTTCTGCGTGGGCGCGGACATCGTCGGCCTGCCGCAGCTCGCCGACCGCGCGCAGGCGCTGGAGATCGGCCGGCTCGGCCACCGGGTCTTCGCCCGGCTCAAGGACAGCAGCGTCCCCACCTTCGCGTTCGTCAACGGCGCGGCGATGGGCGGTGGCCTGGAGTTGGCGCTGCACTGCCACTACCGGACGCTCTCCGGCGGGGCGGCGGCCCTCGCGTTGCCCGAGGTCTCCCTCGGTCTGGTGCCCGGCTGGGGCGGCACGCAGCTGCTGCCGAACCTGATCGGCATCCCCGCCGCGACCCAGGTGATCATCCAGAACCCGCTGATGCAGAACAAGATGCTCAAGCCGAAGCAGGCGGCCGAGCTGGGCATCGCGGACGTCCTGCTGGAGCCGGCGGACTTCCTGGAGCGGTCCCTGGAGTGGGCGGCCGGCGTGGTCCGGGGTCAGGTCACAGTGACCCGGCCCGAGGTCGACAAGGACATGTGGGCGGGCGTGCTCTACTTCGCCCGGGAGACCCTGAACCAGCGGCTACACGGCGCGGTCCCGGCCGCGTACAGGGCGCTCGACCTGTTGGAGACGGCGAAGGACGGCGACTTCGCCGCCGGCACCGCCGCCGAGGACGAGGCCCTCGCGGATCTGGTCTTCTCCGAGGAGTTGCGCAGCGGCCTGTACGCGTTCGACCTGGTGCAGCGGCGGGCCAAGCGCCCGGCCGGCGCACCGGACAAGGGCCTGGCCCGGACGATCACCAAGGTCGGCATCGTCGGCGCGGGTCTGATGGCCAGCCAGCTGGCGCTGCTGTTCGCCCGCCGCCTCCAGGTGCCGGTGGTGATGACCGACCTCGACCAGTCCCGCGTGGACAAGGGCGTCGGCTACGTGCACACCCAGATCGAGAAGGCCGTCACCAAAGGCCGGATGGACAAGGGCACCGCCGCCAAGCTGTACGGCCTGGTCAGCGGCACTGTCGACAAGAGCGCCTTCGCCGACGCCGACTTCGTCATCGAGGCGGTCTTCGAGGACCTGGGCGTCAAGAAGCAGGTCTGGGCCGAGTTGGAGAAGATCGTCTCTCCGGAGGCGGTGCTGGCCACCAACACCAGCTCGCTGTCGATCACCGAGATGGCCGCCGAGTTGGAGCACCCCGAGCGGGTGGTCGGCTTCCACTTCTTCAATCCGGTGGCGGTGCTGCCGCTGCTGGAGATCGTCCGGGGCGAGCGCACCGACGACGTCACGCTGGCCACCGCGTTCGCGGTCGGCAAGCAGCTCAAGAAGTCGAGCGTGCTGGTCAAGGACGCACCGGCGTTCGTGGTGAACCGGCTACTCACCCGCTTCCTGGGCACCGTCTTCGCCGCCGTCGACGCCGGGACGCCGCTGGACGTGGCGAACAGCGCACTGGACCCGCTGGGCCTGCCGATGCGCCCGCTCGCCCTGCTCCAGTTGGTCGGGCCGGCCGTGGCGTACCACGTGGGCGGCACTCTGCACGCCGCGTACCCGGACCGGTTCGGGGTCAGCGAGAACCTCAAGCGGATCGCCGACTCGGGCCAACCGATCGTGGTCGACGACCAGGTCAACGAAGAGGTCGCCAAGCTGCTCGTGGTGGGTGACCAGCCGCTGACCGCCGAGCAGGTACGCCAGAACGCGCTGGACGCGCTCGCGCAGGAGATCCGGCTGATGCTGGACGAGGGTGTGGTCGCCGAGGCGCAGGACATCGACCTGTGCATGATCCTGGGCGCCGGTTGGCCGTTCCACCTGGGCGGTGTCACGCCGTACCTGGACCGGACCGGCACCTCCGAGCGGGTCACCGGCCAGCGGTTCCTGCCGCGTGGCGCGGCGAGCCTGCCGGCCTGA
- a CDS encoding thiolase family protein, which produces MPREVRDVVFVDGVRTPFGKAGGMYANTRADDLVIRCIRELLRRNPQLPPERVEEVAIAATTQIGDQGLTIGRTAALLAGLPKTVPGFAIDRMCAGAMTAVTTVASGIAMGAYDIAIAGGVEHMGRHPMGEGVDPNPRIIAEKLVDPSALVMGSTAENLHDLVPHITKARTDAFALASQQKTAKAYANGKLQDDLVPMSIRDAEGGWGLATVDEAPRDTSLEKLATLKTPFRPHGKVTAGNAAGLNDGATASLLADEATARELGLPVAMRLVSFGFVGVEPEVMGVGPIPSTEKALRLAGLSIDDIGLFELNEAFAVQVLAFLDHFGIADDDARVNPWGGAIAIGHPLASSGVRLMTQLARQFAEHPEVRYGLTAMCIGIGMGGTVIWENPHWEGAK; this is translated from the coding sequence GTGCCCCGTGAAGTTCGCGATGTCGTCTTCGTCGACGGCGTCCGTACCCCGTTCGGCAAGGCGGGTGGCATGTACGCCAACACCCGCGCCGACGACCTGGTGATCCGCTGCATCCGGGAACTGCTGCGCCGCAACCCGCAGCTGCCCCCGGAGCGGGTCGAGGAGGTCGCCATCGCGGCCACCACCCAGATCGGCGACCAGGGCCTCACCATCGGCCGCACCGCCGCCCTGCTGGCCGGGCTGCCCAAGACCGTTCCCGGCTTCGCCATCGACCGGATGTGCGCGGGGGCGATGACCGCCGTCACCACGGTGGCCAGCGGCATCGCGATGGGCGCGTACGACATCGCCATCGCCGGTGGCGTCGAGCACATGGGCCGCCACCCGATGGGTGAGGGCGTCGACCCCAACCCGCGCATCATCGCGGAGAAGCTGGTCGACCCGTCCGCACTGGTGATGGGCTCCACCGCGGAGAACCTGCACGACCTGGTCCCGCACATCACCAAGGCACGCACCGACGCGTTCGCGCTCGCCTCGCAGCAGAAGACCGCCAAGGCGTACGCCAACGGCAAGCTCCAGGACGACCTGGTGCCGATGTCGATCCGCGACGCCGAGGGCGGCTGGGGTCTGGCCACTGTGGACGAGGCCCCGCGGGACACCTCGCTGGAGAAGCTCGCCACCCTGAAGACCCCGTTCCGCCCGCACGGCAAGGTCACCGCGGGCAACGCGGCCGGCCTGAACGACGGCGCCACAGCGAGTCTGCTGGCCGACGAGGCCACCGCCCGCGAGCTGGGTCTGCCGGTCGCCATGCGGCTGGTCTCGTTCGGCTTCGTCGGAGTCGAGCCGGAGGTGATGGGCGTCGGCCCGATCCCGTCGACGGAGAAGGCGCTGCGCCTCGCCGGCCTCAGCATCGACGACATCGGCCTGTTCGAGCTGAACGAGGCGTTCGCCGTGCAGGTTCTCGCCTTCCTCGACCACTTCGGGATCGCCGACGACGACGCACGGGTCAACCCGTGGGGCGGCGCGATCGCCATCGGTCACCCGTTGGCCTCCTCCGGCGTGCGGCTTATGACGCAGCTGGCCCGCCAGTTCGCCGAGCACCCCGAGGTCCGCTACGGCCTCACCGCGATGTGCATCGGCATCGGCATGGGCGGCACTGTCATCTGGGAGAACCCGCACTGGGAGGGAGCTAAGTGA
- a CDS encoding ribonuclease D yields MTDEPPLRRRPTEELPGNAPQHPPSAQPQPAGEGADPADGGPVPLIAPRDGTPDPVAAPAELAEVVARFAAGTGPVALDAERASGYRYSQRAYLVQLRRAGAGTALIDPLPLPDLSALDAVIGEAEWVLHAASQDLPCLAEVGLRPRRLFDTELAARLAGFERVGLAALTEQLLGFTLEKHHSAADWSSRPLPESWLTYAALDVELLTDLRDALDAELTRQGKSAWAAEEFAALVRTGARPPRVRAEPWRRTSGIHRLRGARAQARVRSMWYARDQIASRRDAAPGRVLPDSAIIAAAELDPKDEKTLLTLPGFGGRSVRRLARTWLAALDDARQLPEDSLPVSPAVEGPPPPHRWAERDPVAAGRLARCREVVIRIAGEHNLPPENLITPDSIRRLAWTPPEEMTEASVAETLRGLNAREWQIGLLTHDLTEALTPTPPLP; encoded by the coding sequence GTGACCGACGAACCACCCCTGCGCCGTCGGCCCACCGAAGAACTTCCGGGAAACGCACCCCAGCACCCGCCGTCGGCCCAGCCGCAGCCGGCGGGCGAGGGGGCCGACCCGGCCGACGGTGGGCCCGTTCCGCTGATCGCCCCGCGTGACGGCACCCCCGATCCGGTGGCCGCCCCGGCCGAGCTTGCCGAGGTGGTGGCCCGCTTCGCGGCGGGCACCGGCCCGGTCGCCCTGGACGCCGAGCGGGCTTCCGGCTACCGCTACAGCCAGCGCGCGTACCTGGTGCAGTTGCGCCGGGCCGGTGCGGGCACGGCGCTGATCGACCCGCTGCCCCTGCCCGACCTCAGCGCGCTGGACGCGGTGATCGGCGAGGCCGAGTGGGTCCTCCACGCGGCCAGCCAGGATCTGCCCTGTCTGGCCGAGGTGGGGTTGCGTCCGCGCCGACTGTTCGACACCGAGCTGGCGGCTCGACTGGCCGGCTTCGAACGCGTCGGGCTGGCCGCGCTCACCGAACAGTTGCTCGGGTTCACCCTGGAGAAGCACCATTCGGCGGCCGACTGGTCGAGCCGACCGCTGCCCGAGTCGTGGTTGACGTACGCCGCCCTCGACGTGGAGCTGCTCACCGACCTGCGGGACGCGCTGGACGCCGAGCTGACCCGGCAGGGCAAGTCGGCCTGGGCCGCGGAGGAGTTCGCCGCGCTGGTCCGCACCGGGGCACGTCCGCCCCGGGTCCGTGCGGAGCCGTGGCGGCGCACCTCGGGCATCCACCGGCTGCGGGGCGCGCGGGCCCAGGCCCGGGTCCGCTCGATGTGGTACGCCCGGGACCAGATCGCCTCCCGGCGGGACGCCGCTCCCGGTCGGGTGCTGCCCGACTCGGCCATCATCGCCGCGGCCGAGCTGGATCCGAAGGACGAGAAGACCCTGCTGACCCTGCCCGGTTTCGGCGGCCGGTCGGTCCGTCGGCTGGCCCGCACCTGGCTGGCCGCGCTCGACGACGCCCGGCAGCTGCCGGAGGATTCCCTGCCGGTCTCGCCGGCCGTGGAGGGTCCGCCCCCGCCGCACCGGTGGGCCGAACGGGACCCGGTGGCGGCCGGTCGGCTGGCCCGCTGCCGGGAGGTCGTGATCCGCATCGCCGGTGAGCACAACCTTCCGCCGGAGAACCTGATCACTCCAGATTCGATCCGCCGGCTGGCGTGGACCCCGCCGGAGGAGATGACCGAGGCTTCGGTCGCGGAGACCCTGCGCGGCCTCAACGCCCGCGAGTGGCAGATCGGGCTCCTCACTCACGACCTGACCGAAGCCCTGACCCCCACCCCGCCCCTCCCCTGA
- a CDS encoding DUF3000 domain-containing protein: protein MAPPIALPETFARAVAGLRSAAPRPEITLEEVGAPQRLAPYTFALAATVLRDDDEVATGRLILLHNPVGHEAWQGTLRLVTYVTAELEVDLAADPLLPGVGWTWLTDALDAQDAGHRAIGGTVTQTMSTRFGDLAGPPTVGDIEIRASWTPIDDDLTPHLLGWCALLASTAGLPPPGVTALSDRRPAGAA, encoded by the coding sequence ATGGCCCCCCCGATCGCGCTCCCGGAGACGTTCGCCCGAGCGGTCGCCGGGCTGCGGTCGGCCGCCCCCCGGCCGGAGATCACCCTGGAGGAGGTCGGCGCCCCCCAGCGGCTGGCCCCGTACACGTTCGCGCTCGCCGCGACAGTGCTGCGCGACGACGACGAGGTCGCGACCGGCCGGCTGATCCTGCTGCACAACCCGGTCGGGCACGAGGCGTGGCAGGGCACCCTGCGGCTGGTCACCTACGTGACCGCCGAGTTGGAGGTCGACCTGGCCGCCGACCCGCTGCTGCCCGGGGTCGGCTGGACGTGGCTGACCGACGCGCTGGACGCCCAGGACGCCGGCCACCGGGCGATCGGCGGGACGGTGACGCAGACCATGTCGACCCGGTTCGGCGACCTCGCCGGGCCACCGACCGTCGGTGACATCGAGATCCGCGCGTCCTGGACGCCGATCGACGACGACCTGACCCCACACCTGCTCGGCTGGTGCGCGCTGCTCGCCTCCACCGCCGGCCTCCCCCCACCGGGCGTGACGGCCCTCTCCGACCGCCGCCCGGCCGGCGCGGCCTGA
- the hemE gene encoding uroporphyrinogen decarboxylase, giving the protein MTTDTTGTVARDGESRPGGPADSPFIRACRRRPVPHTPVWFMRQAGRSLPEYREIRASVPMLESCRRPELVTEITLQPVRRHGVDAAILFSDIVVPVAAAGIDLDIVPGTGPVVAEPIRTAADVERIRPITRDDVSYVDEAVRQLVVELGDTPLIGFAGAPFTLASYLVEGGPSRTHAKTKALMYGDPELWHALCGRLAEVTLAFLRVQIEAGVSAVQLFDSWAGALSEADYRRFVLPHSTAVLSGLAHAGVPRIHFGVGTGELLGAMGEAGADVVGVDWRTPLYVATGRIGADKAVQGNLDPCVLLAPWPVVEAEVRRILEQGRAAPGHVFNLGHGVLPETDPEVLTRVVALVHELSSRRADQG; this is encoded by the coding sequence ATGACCACGGACACCACGGGCACTGTCGCCCGAGACGGAGAATCCCGCCCCGGCGGACCGGCCGACTCGCCCTTCATCCGGGCCTGCCGACGTCGGCCCGTTCCGCACACCCCGGTCTGGTTCATGCGCCAGGCCGGCCGCTCCCTGCCGGAGTACCGGGAGATCCGGGCGAGCGTGCCGATGCTGGAGTCCTGCCGCCGACCGGAGCTGGTCACCGAGATCACTCTCCAGCCGGTGCGCCGACACGGCGTGGACGCGGCCATCCTGTTCAGCGACATCGTGGTGCCCGTCGCCGCGGCCGGGATCGACCTGGACATCGTGCCGGGCACCGGCCCGGTGGTCGCCGAGCCGATCCGCACCGCCGCCGACGTGGAGCGGATCCGCCCGATCACCCGCGACGACGTCTCGTACGTGGACGAGGCCGTCCGGCAGTTGGTGGTCGAGCTGGGCGACACCCCGCTCATCGGCTTCGCCGGCGCGCCGTTCACGCTCGCCAGCTACCTCGTTGAGGGCGGGCCGTCGCGCACCCACGCGAAGACCAAGGCCCTGATGTACGGCGATCCCGAGCTGTGGCACGCGCTCTGCGGCCGGCTCGCCGAGGTGACGTTGGCCTTCCTGCGGGTGCAGATCGAGGCCGGCGTCTCCGCCGTGCAGCTGTTCGACTCGTGGGCCGGCGCGCTCTCCGAGGCCGACTACCGCCGTTTCGTGTTGCCGCACTCGACCGCCGTGCTGAGCGGGCTGGCGCACGCCGGGGTGCCCCGGATCCACTTCGGGGTGGGCACCGGCGAGCTGCTCGGCGCGATGGGCGAGGCCGGGGCGGACGTGGTCGGCGTCGACTGGCGTACGCCGCTGTACGTGGCCACCGGCCGGATCGGCGCGGACAAGGCGGTGCAGGGCAACCTGGACCCGTGCGTGCTGCTGGCGCCGTGGCCGGTCGTCGAGGCCGAGGTACGCCGCATCCTGGAGCAGGGCCGGGCGGCCCCCGGGCACGTGTTCAACCTCGGCCACGGTGTGCTGCCGGAGACCGACCCGGAGGTGCTGACCCGGGTGGTCGCGCTGGTGCACGAGCTGTCCAGCCGCCGGGCCGACCAGGGCTGA
- the hemG gene encoding protoporphyrinogen oxidase: MTRQPWRVAVVGGGIAGLAAAVRLRDRAPAGTEITVYEQSGALGGKLRTGELAGQPVEFGAESFLMRDPTGAESAAVALARRLGLAERIVHPTVGQAALVVDGGLRPIPGGTLVGVPGDLDRVAAVARPAADADTDGGRPLVGPDADVSVGALVRSRFGDEVVERLVDPMLGGVYAGRADDLSLVTTMPALARAARVEHTLVGAVRAAQAAAPRAPGAPVFGTLAGGLSTLVEAAVTASGATVRRDAAVRELTPTGTGWRLTVGPTRDPDDGSRSRRGGRRAELESSMVDVDAVVLAVPARPAARLLAGPAPAVAAGVGALDYASVALVTMALPQPRLPELSGFLVPSTEGLLIKAATFFTTKWGHLRRPDGLALVRASVGRYGEEAHLQRPDADLAATVHRELSAVLGTPLPAPVDGHVQRWGGALPQYAPGHADRLAAARTALRAAHPTLVLAGAGYDGVGIPVCVRSGETAAEEIITALGGSAR; the protein is encoded by the coding sequence GTGACGCGGCAGCCCTGGCGGGTGGCGGTTGTCGGCGGCGGGATCGCCGGCCTGGCCGCCGCGGTCCGCCTGCGCGACCGCGCACCGGCCGGCACCGAGATCACCGTGTACGAGCAGTCCGGTGCGCTGGGCGGAAAGCTGCGCACCGGGGAGTTGGCCGGCCAGCCGGTGGAGTTCGGCGCGGAATCGTTCCTGATGCGCGACCCGACCGGCGCCGAGAGCGCGGCGGTGGCGTTGGCCCGCCGGCTCGGGCTGGCCGAGAGGATCGTGCACCCCACAGTGGGGCAGGCCGCGTTGGTCGTCGACGGGGGGCTGCGCCCCATCCCGGGCGGCACCCTGGTGGGCGTACCCGGGGATCTGGATCGGGTGGCCGCTGTCGCCCGCCCGGCCGCGGACGCCGACACCGACGGCGGTCGGCCGCTGGTCGGGCCCGACGCGGACGTCTCGGTGGGTGCGCTGGTCCGGTCCCGCTTCGGGGACGAGGTGGTCGAGCGGTTGGTCGACCCGATGCTGGGTGGCGTGTACGCGGGCCGCGCGGACGATCTCTCCCTGGTCACGACGATGCCCGCGCTGGCCCGGGCGGCCCGGGTGGAGCACACCCTGGTCGGCGCGGTCCGGGCCGCGCAGGCCGCCGCGCCGCGTGCGCCCGGCGCGCCGGTCTTCGGCACCCTGGCCGGTGGGCTGAGCACCCTGGTCGAGGCGGCGGTGACGGCCAGCGGCGCGACGGTACGGCGGGACGCCGCAGTGCGCGAGTTGACGCCTACCGGCACCGGTTGGCGCCTCACCGTCGGCCCGACCCGCGACCCTGACGACGGCTCCAGGTCGCGGCGCGGCGGTAGACGCGCCGAGCTGGAGTCGTCGATGGTCGACGTGGACGCGGTGGTGCTGGCGGTGCCGGCCCGACCGGCGGCGCGGCTGCTCGCCGGCCCCGCGCCGGCGGTGGCGGCGGGCGTCGGCGCGCTTGACTACGCGAGCGTCGCCCTGGTCACCATGGCGTTGCCGCAGCCGCGACTGCCCGAGCTGTCCGGCTTCCTGGTGCCCAGCACCGAGGGCCTGCTGATCAAGGCGGCGACCTTCTTCACCACCAAGTGGGGGCACCTGCGCCGGCCGGACGGGTTGGCCCTGGTGCGCGCCTCGGTGGGCCGGTACGGCGAGGAGGCGCACCTGCAACGCCCCGACGCGGACCTGGCGGCCACCGTGCACCGCGAGCTGTCGGCGGTGCTCGGCACCCCGCTGCCCGCACCGGTCGACGGGCACGTGCAGCGGTGGGGCGGTGCGCTGCCGCAGTACGCGCCGGGGCACGCCGACCGGCTCGCCGCCGCGCGGACGGCGTTGCGGGCCGCGCACCCCACACTGGTCCTCGCCGGCGCCGGCTACGACGGCGTCGGCATCCCGGTCTGCGTCCGCTCCGGCGAGACGGCGGCCGAAGAGATCATCACAGCACTGGGAGGATCGGCGAGATGA
- the hemQ gene encoding hydrogen peroxide-dependent heme synthase codes for MTEQTNAARLRELNDSIRYTMWSVFRASSPLPSLRDNVTGEVVSLFDELAGKDVVVRGVYDVSGLRADADVMIWWHSASPDALQDAYLRFRRTTLGRALTPVWSQMALHRPAEFNKSHIPAFLAGEEARPYICVYPFVRSYEWYLLPDAERREMLAEHGKMARGYPDVRANTVASFALGDYEWMLAFEADELHRIVDLMRDLRASGARRHVREEVPFYTGRRRSVAEIVNCLV; via the coding sequence ATGACCGAGCAGACCAACGCGGCCCGGTTGCGGGAGCTGAACGACAGCATCCGCTACACCATGTGGTCGGTGTTCCGGGCCAGCTCCCCGCTGCCGTCGCTGCGGGACAACGTCACCGGCGAGGTGGTGTCCCTCTTCGACGAGCTGGCCGGCAAGGACGTCGTGGTCCGAGGCGTGTACGACGTCTCCGGGCTGCGCGCCGACGCGGACGTGATGATCTGGTGGCACTCCGCGTCCCCGGACGCGCTCCAGGACGCGTACCTGCGGTTCCGCCGCACCACGCTGGGCCGGGCGCTGACCCCGGTGTGGTCGCAGATGGCGCTGCACCGGCCGGCGGAGTTCAACAAGAGCCACATCCCGGCGTTCCTGGCCGGCGAGGAGGCCCGCCCCTACATCTGCGTGTACCCGTTCGTCCGCTCCTACGAGTGGTACCTGCTTCCCGACGCCGAGCGGCGGGAGATGCTTGCCGAGCACGGGAAGATGGCCCGCGGCTACCCGGACGTGCGGGCCAACACCGTCGCCTCGTTCGCGCTCGGCGACTACGAGTGGATGCTCGCCTTCGAGGCCGACGAACTGCACCGGATCGTCGACCTGATGCGGGACCTGCGCGCCTCCGGCGCCCGCCGGCACGTCCGCGAAGAGGTCCCGTTCTACACCGGCCGCCGCCGCTCGGTAGCCGAGATCGTCAACTGCCTGGTCTGA